The Urbifossiella limnaea genome has a window encoding:
- a CDS encoding helix-turn-helix domain-containing protein, producing the protein MTNTATNPDTEEPVQSRELPDLRAYAEQLLAAGTQDLYRVLLGTVDRVALAAVLRHVGGNQVRASEVLGISRTTLRGKLRAAGLSADGRRKSTAGHNGTPVSREVVGRDEPTSL; encoded by the coding sequence ATGACCAACACAGCAACGAACCCGGACACAGAGGAACCGGTTCAGAGCCGTGAGCTACCGGATTTAAGGGCGTATGCCGAGCAGTTATTGGCTGCAGGCACCCAGGACTTGTACCGCGTGCTGCTCGGCACCGTGGACCGCGTCGCCCTCGCCGCCGTGCTGCGGCACGTCGGGGGCAACCAGGTACGGGCGAGCGAGGTATTGGGCATTTCGCGCACAACGCTGCGCGGGAAACTGCGTGCTGCCGGCCTCTCCGCCGACGGGCGGCGGAAATCCACCGCCGGCCACAACGGGACGCCTGTCTCGCGGGAAGTCGTGGGGAGAGACGAGCCGACGTCGTTGTGA
- a CDS encoding CheR family methyltransferase has product MTLPPVEQLVRARIGLDPLSLGAATFPRVVAARMSARRVGSTADYAGVLAADPTEWAALVEELVVSEGWFFRGGAAYFRELAKWLRERAAGRTPRVLSVPCGCGEEPYSLALALDDEGVPGLATIDAVDLSPASVRRAEAARYPAFAFREAGADPRPQHFREVGANRWELDPRVRAAVRLRVGNLVAADFLAAEAPFDLILCRNLFIYLTDEARGRAVVNLHRLLAPGGRLCLTPAEADRLPPGLFTAEGSAGLATFVRTEEARPKPAAKSGAIPRPAASADAPVVPAARLDPPASTTAARELADAGNLDAARAACERAVRAGPSAEWYSLLGVIDLAAGRAGDAESSFRRALYLDPDHREALTHLAMLCDRRGDAGPASGLRRRLARLPEATA; this is encoded by the coding sequence ATGACCCTCCCCCCCGTCGAACAGCTGGTCCGGGCCCGCATCGGCCTCGACCCCCTGTCGCTCGGCGCCGCCACCTTCCCGCGCGTGGTCGCCGCCCGGATGAGCGCGCGGCGCGTGGGATCGACCGCCGACTACGCCGGGGTGTTGGCCGCCGACCCGACCGAGTGGGCGGCGCTGGTCGAAGAGTTGGTGGTGTCGGAAGGCTGGTTCTTCCGCGGGGGTGCGGCCTACTTCCGCGAGCTGGCAAAGTGGCTGCGCGAGCGCGCCGCCGGCCGCACCCCGCGGGTGCTGAGCGTGCCGTGCGGCTGCGGCGAGGAGCCGTACTCGCTGGCCCTGGCGCTGGACGACGAGGGCGTGCCGGGGCTGGCGACGATCGACGCCGTGGACCTCAGCCCGGCGAGCGTCCGCCGGGCGGAGGCGGCCCGCTACCCGGCGTTCGCCTTCCGCGAGGCCGGGGCCGACCCGCGGCCGCAGCACTTCCGCGAAGTGGGGGCGAACCGCTGGGAACTCGACCCCCGCGTTCGCGCCGCCGTGCGGCTCCGCGTCGGCAACCTCGTGGCCGCCGACTTCCTGGCCGCGGAAGCGCCGTTCGACCTGATCCTGTGTCGCAACCTGTTCATTTACCTCACGGACGAGGCGCGCGGCCGGGCCGTCGTCAACCTGCACCGCCTCCTCGCCCCCGGCGGCCGGCTGTGCCTGACACCCGCCGAGGCCGACCGCCTTCCGCCGGGCCTGTTCACAGCCGAGGGGTCCGCCGGGCTCGCCACGTTCGTCCGCACCGAAGAGGCGAGGCCGAAGCCGGCGGCAAAGTCGGGGGCAATACCCCGACCCGCGGCGAGCGCCGACGCGCCCGTGGTACCGGCCGCGCGTCTCGACCCGCCGGCGAGCACGACCGCGGCCCGCGAGCTTGCCGACGCCGGCAACCTGGACGCCGCCCGCGCCGCCTGCGAGCGCGCCGTTCGCGCCGGGCCGTCGGCCGAGTGGTACAGCTTGCTCGGCGTGATCGACCTGGCCGCGGGCCGCGCCGGCGACGCCGAGTCGTCGTTCCGCCGCGCCCTGTACCTCGACCCCGACCACCGCGAGGCGCTGACGCACCTCGCGATGCTGTGCGACCGCCGCGGCGACGCCGGGCCCGCGTCGGGCTTGCGCCGCCGGCTGGCCCGGCTCCCGGAGGCGACCGCGTGA
- a CDS encoding chemotaxis protein CheW: MTDLPVIAANPCWQAVGVWGDRTCPELKQHTHCHNCPVFAAAGRRFLDAPSPAGYLDEWTARLAEPVRRTADGVFGALVFRLGEEWLALPVGVLVEVTHPRWPHRIPHRGGLLAGLVNVRGELHLCVRLDLLLGIERPAEPAKSTARPRMVVMRRDTDRWAFAADDVDLVRRVATADLVTAPPTLARAAARVTRGVVHRDGRAIGLLDETRLFEALRERVR; the protein is encoded by the coding sequence GTGACCGACCTCCCCGTGATCGCCGCGAACCCGTGCTGGCAGGCCGTGGGCGTCTGGGGCGACCGGACGTGCCCCGAACTGAAGCAGCACACCCACTGCCACAACTGCCCGGTGTTCGCCGCCGCCGGCCGCCGCTTCCTCGACGCCCCCTCCCCCGCCGGCTACCTCGACGAGTGGACGGCCCGCCTCGCGGAGCCGGTGCGGCGCACGGCCGACGGCGTGTTCGGGGCGCTGGTGTTCCGCCTCGGCGAGGAGTGGCTGGCCCTGCCGGTCGGGGTGCTGGTGGAGGTGACGCACCCGCGGTGGCCGCACCGCATCCCGCACCGCGGCGGGTTGCTGGCGGGGCTGGTGAACGTCCGCGGCGAGTTGCACCTGTGCGTCCGCCTCGACCTGCTGCTGGGGATCGAGCGGCCGGCGGAGCCGGCGAAGTCGACGGCCCGGCCGCGGATGGTGGTGATGCGTCGGGACACCGACCGGTGGGCGTTCGCGGCCGACGACGTGGACCTGGTCCGCCGGGTGGCGACGGCCGACCTGGTGACCGCCCCGCCGACGCTGGCCCGCGCCGCGGCCCGCGTGACACGCGGCGTCGTCCACCGCGACGGCCGGGCGATCGGCCTGCTGGACGAGACGCGGCTGTTCGAGGCGCTGCGGGAGCGCGTCCGATGA
- a CDS encoding PSD1 and planctomycete cytochrome C domain-containing protein: MPLRLSLLLFALAPGTALADAPPKVDFARDVLPILSDNCFACHGPDAKARKGDLRLDTKDDAHASGSIVPGKSADSELYKRITSADPTEVMPPAKNVKQLTPQQKDVLKRWIDQGAPWGRHWAFEPPTRPPVPGNGNPIDAFVQARLRKEKLTPAPAATKEQLIRRVTLDLTGLPPTPAEVDAFAADPAPDAFEKVVDRLLASPRYGERMAWDWLDAARYADSNGYQGDNERTMWPWRDWVVRAFNDNMPYDRFTVWQLAGDLMPNATREQILATGFNRNHMINGEGGRIPEENRIEYVFDQTETLGTIWLGLTLTCSRCHDHKFDPISRRDYYRLFAYFNQTPVNGGGGNGQTPPVIDFSTPDMETRLKAAQKSLDEVVGKLTPVEKRFRDDAAVTTKDGKYESKLPAVIESALRKGPNGRTDANQDELAKHYEKSEPAYVAQLKEFRKRKGERDAAAGAIPKVMVMGDMPKPRDTFILTRGTYDKHEDKVQPGVPESLPALPKDAPVNRLALANWVVAKDNPLTARVTVNRYWQTFFGTGLVKTADDFGVQGERPSHPELLDWLAVEFRDGGWDVKKLVRLIVTSQTYRQSSKVTAEARERDPENRLLARGPRHRLPSWMLRDQALFAAGIMTPTVGGTPVRTYQPPGIWEEATFGFKRYQQDTGAALYRRSLYVFWRRIVGPTMFFDTANRQTCAVKTTTTNTPLHALTTLNDTTFVEAARVLAQRAMIEGGKDDADRLRAAFRHAVGRVPADAEVGILRGALDRQRRLYSADRAAASRLLSVGEMPRRTDLDVVEHAALTAVCTLILNLDETLTKQ; this comes from the coding sequence ATGCCGCTCCGCCTCTCCCTACTGCTGTTCGCCCTCGCCCCCGGCACCGCGCTCGCGGACGCACCCCCGAAAGTTGACTTCGCCCGCGACGTGCTGCCGATCCTGTCCGACAACTGCTTCGCCTGCCACGGCCCCGACGCGAAGGCCCGCAAGGGCGACCTGCGGCTCGACACCAAGGACGACGCCCACGCCAGCGGCAGCATCGTGCCCGGCAAGAGCGCCGACAGCGAGCTCTACAAGCGGATCACGTCCGCGGACCCGACCGAGGTGATGCCGCCGGCGAAGAACGTCAAGCAACTGACGCCGCAGCAAAAGGACGTGCTGAAGCGCTGGATCGACCAGGGCGCTCCCTGGGGTCGGCACTGGGCGTTCGAGCCGCCGACGCGGCCGCCGGTGCCGGGGAACGGCAACCCGATCGACGCGTTCGTGCAGGCCCGCTTGCGGAAGGAGAAGCTGACGCCGGCGCCGGCCGCGACGAAGGAGCAACTCATCCGCCGCGTCACGCTCGACCTGACCGGCCTGCCGCCCACCCCGGCCGAGGTCGATGCGTTCGCCGCCGACCCGGCCCCCGACGCCTTCGAGAAGGTGGTCGATCGGCTGCTGGCGTCGCCGCGGTACGGCGAGCGGATGGCCTGGGACTGGCTCGACGCCGCCCGCTACGCCGACAGCAACGGCTACCAGGGCGACAACGAGCGGACCATGTGGCCGTGGCGCGACTGGGTGGTGCGGGCCTTCAACGACAACATGCCGTACGACCGCTTCACGGTGTGGCAGCTGGCCGGCGACCTGATGCCCAACGCCACCCGCGAGCAAATCCTGGCGACCGGCTTCAACCGCAACCACATGATCAACGGCGAGGGCGGCCGCATCCCGGAGGAGAACCGCATCGAGTACGTGTTCGACCAGACGGAGACGCTCGGCACCATCTGGCTGGGCCTGACGCTGACGTGCTCGCGGTGCCACGACCACAAGTTCGACCCGATCAGCCGCCGCGACTACTACCGGCTGTTCGCGTACTTCAACCAGACGCCGGTGAACGGCGGCGGCGGCAACGGCCAGACGCCGCCCGTCATCGACTTCAGCACGCCCGACATGGAAACGCGGCTGAAGGCGGCGCAGAAGTCACTCGACGAGGTCGTCGGGAAGCTGACCCCGGTCGAGAAGAGGTTCCGCGACGACGCCGCGGTGACGACGAAGGACGGCAAGTACGAGTCGAAGCTGCCGGCGGTGATCGAGTCGGCGCTGCGGAAGGGGCCGAACGGCCGCACCGACGCGAACCAGGACGAACTCGCCAAGCACTACGAGAAGTCCGAGCCGGCGTACGTGGCGCAACTGAAGGAATTTCGCAAGCGCAAGGGCGAGCGCGACGCGGCCGCCGGGGCGATCCCGAAGGTGATGGTGATGGGCGACATGCCCAAGCCCCGCGACACGTTCATCCTCACCCGCGGCACCTACGACAAGCACGAGGACAAGGTCCAGCCCGGCGTGCCGGAGTCGCTACCGGCGCTGCCCAAGGACGCACCGGTGAACCGGCTGGCGCTGGCGAACTGGGTCGTGGCGAAGGACAACCCGCTGACCGCGCGCGTGACCGTGAACCGCTACTGGCAGACGTTCTTCGGCACCGGCCTCGTCAAGACCGCCGACGACTTCGGCGTGCAGGGCGAGCGGCCGAGCCACCCCGAACTCCTCGACTGGCTCGCCGTCGAGTTCCGCGACGGCGGCTGGGACGTGAAGAAGTTGGTGCGCCTGATCGTGACGAGCCAGACGTACCGGCAGTCGTCGAAGGTGACGGCGGAGGCGCGGGAGCGCGACCCCGAGAACCGGCTGCTGGCGCGCGGCCCGCGGCACCGGCTGCCCTCCTGGATGCTCCGCGATCAGGCGCTGTTCGCGGCCGGGATCATGACGCCGACCGTCGGCGGCACCCCGGTGCGGACGTACCAGCCGCCGGGCATCTGGGAGGAAGCCACCTTCGGCTTCAAGCGCTACCAGCAGGACACCGGCGCGGCGCTGTACCGCCGCAGCCTGTACGTGTTCTGGCGGCGGATCGTGGGGCCGACGATGTTCTTCGACACCGCCAACCGCCAGACGTGCGCCGTCAAGACGACCACGACCAACACGCCGCTCCACGCCCTCACCACGCTCAACGACACGACCTTCGTCGAGGCCGCGCGGGTGCTGGCGCAGCGGGCGATGATCGAGGGCGGGAAGGACGATGCGGATCGACTGCGCGCCGCGTTCCGCCACGCGGTCGGGCGCGTGCCGGCGGACGCGGAGGTGGGGATTCTCCGCGGTGCGCTCGACCGGCAGCGGCGGCTCTACTCCGCCGACCGGGCCGCGGCGTCGCGGCTGCTGAGCGTCGGCGAGATGCCGCGGCGCACCGACCTGGACGTGGTCGAGCACGCGGCGCTGACGGCGGTCTGCACGCTGATCCTGAACCTCGACGAAACACTGACGAAGCAGTGA
- a CDS encoding chemotaxis protein CheW — MLALTFQVGTDRVAVDVRRVREVVPRVRVTPATGGPAWLAGVFVYRGRVVPVVDLYRLVGAGECPPHLSSRVILVPRPDAPDDLVGLLATQVADVRDLPALPPAAAGGPLLGPPVADGAGVLRLLDPDRLLAHLEPPRPGTGP, encoded by the coding sequence ATGCTCGCGCTGACGTTCCAGGTCGGCACGGACCGGGTGGCGGTCGACGTCCGCCGCGTGCGGGAGGTCGTGCCCCGGGTGCGGGTGACGCCCGCGACCGGCGGCCCGGCGTGGCTGGCGGGCGTGTTCGTGTATCGCGGCCGGGTCGTGCCCGTGGTAGACTTGTACCGACTGGTCGGGGCCGGGGAGTGCCCGCCGCACCTGAGCAGCCGGGTGATCCTCGTGCCCCGGCCGGACGCGCCGGACGACTTGGTCGGCCTCCTCGCCACGCAGGTGGCCGACGTCCGCGACCTGCCCGCCCTCCCGCCCGCGGCCGCCGGCGGCCCGCTCCTCGGCCCGCCGGTCGCGGACGGGGCCGGCGTCCTCCGCCTGCTCGACCCCGACCGCCTCCTCGCGCACCTGGAACCGCCCCGCCCAGGAACCGGGCCATGA
- a CDS encoding hybrid sensor histidine kinase/response regulator, which translates to MTGIDPSLFELFRDEVRAHADALSTGLLALENDAANPQRIEPLMRAAHSLKGAARIVGVEPAVRLAHVMEDAFVAAQAGRATITPADVDRFLKAADVLAGLGALADAGGLHAWAAANEPAIDRLAPELEQFSRGVATAPPPAPVVEVAPRPTPTPTVVVGPLPEPPALRPVAIPIDPLPVGPDDGLLGLFREELRSHLLVVAAGVAALKAGQLPPRDDAAESLRQIRGAARVMKCAPVASAAAAVGGFWAALRDAKAPPDPAALSWLRYAVDALASLIDTDADTFQERLTAVGDGLEQLAGVFPQAVPAVAPAPKKAPADAGGSPPPPPPPPPPEPAAAKPAPTAGEAVVRVTAQSLSRLMGLAGESLVQARWLHLFSGALGKLKKQHEALTGLLDEAYQAAATGRPVEHVATLIADTRQQVATCRMELATQAGDFDDHAGRAEDLNSRLYREVIASRMRPFADGVHGLARTVRDLARSLGKQARLDVTGESTDVDRDVLEKLEAPLGHLIRNAVDHGIDPPADRLAAGKPEVGTIRVEARHRAGMLLVTVADDGRGVNLDRLRAKVVERGLSTAELVRQMTEPELLEFLFLPGFSTATGVTEVSGRGVGLDVVLDSVRKVGGSVRITTKAGTGTTFHLQLPITLSVIRAVVVDVGGEPYAFPHNRIDRLLRVPRADVRSLEHRQFVAVDGQNIGLVVAAQLLDVPAASAATGELPVVLLSDATGSYGLVVDRFRGEQDLVVRPLDPRLGKVPNLSAAAVLDDGEPVLIVDVEDLVRAMDQFIQSGSLRRCESRDAGPARKKRILVVDDSITVREVERQLLTQHGYDVTVAVDGMDGWNQVRAANFDLLVSDVDMPRMTGIQLVRAVRAEDRLKNLPVIIVSYKEREEDKMLGLEVGANCYLTKSSFHDNRFIRAVEDLLGVD; encoded by the coding sequence ATGACCGGCATCGACCCGTCGCTGTTCGAGCTCTTCCGCGACGAGGTGCGCGCCCACGCGGACGCGCTCTCGACCGGCCTCCTCGCGCTGGAGAACGACGCCGCCAACCCCCAGCGGATCGAGCCGCTGATGCGCGCCGCCCACTCGCTGAAGGGGGCCGCGCGGATCGTCGGCGTCGAGCCGGCGGTCCGCCTCGCGCACGTGATGGAGGACGCGTTCGTGGCCGCGCAGGCGGGCCGGGCGACCATCACGCCCGCCGACGTGGACCGCTTCCTGAAAGCGGCAGACGTGCTGGCCGGCCTCGGGGCGTTGGCCGACGCCGGCGGCCTCCACGCCTGGGCCGCGGCGAACGAACCCGCGATCGACCGGCTGGCGCCGGAACTCGAGCAGTTCAGCCGCGGCGTGGCGACCGCGCCGCCTCCCGCGCCGGTGGTGGAAGTCGCGCCGAGGCCGACGCCGACGCCGACCGTGGTCGTGGGGCCGCTCCCCGAGCCGCCGGCGCTTCGGCCAGTGGCCATCCCCATCGACCCGCTCCCGGTCGGCCCCGACGACGGCTTGCTCGGCCTGTTCCGGGAGGAGTTGCGGTCCCACCTGTTGGTCGTGGCCGCGGGCGTCGCGGCCCTGAAGGCGGGGCAGTTGCCGCCGCGCGACGACGCCGCCGAGAGCCTGCGCCAGATCCGGGGCGCCGCGCGCGTCATGAAGTGCGCTCCCGTCGCGTCAGCCGCCGCAGCCGTGGGCGGGTTCTGGGCCGCCCTCCGCGACGCGAAGGCGCCGCCGGACCCGGCCGCGCTCAGCTGGCTCCGCTACGCCGTGGACGCGCTCGCCAGCCTGATCGACACCGACGCCGACACGTTCCAGGAACGGCTGACGGCCGTCGGCGACGGCCTCGAACAACTGGCCGGCGTCTTCCCGCAGGCCGTGCCGGCGGTCGCCCCGGCGCCGAAGAAAGCGCCGGCTGACGCCGGCGGCTCGCCTCCTCCTCCTCCTCCTCCGCCGCCGCCCGAGCCCGCCGCCGCCAAGCCGGCGCCGACCGCCGGCGAGGCCGTGGTCCGCGTCACCGCTCAGAGCCTCAGCCGGCTCATGGGGCTGGCCGGCGAGTCGCTCGTGCAGGCCCGCTGGCTGCACCTTTTCTCCGGCGCCCTCGGCAAGCTCAAGAAGCAGCACGAAGCCCTCACCGGCCTCCTCGACGAGGCCTACCAGGCGGCCGCCACCGGCCGGCCGGTCGAACACGTCGCCACGCTCATCGCCGACACCCGCCAGCAGGTCGCGACCTGCCGGATGGAACTGGCGACGCAGGCCGGCGACTTCGACGACCACGCCGGCCGGGCCGAGGACCTGAACAGCCGGCTCTACCGCGAGGTCATCGCCAGCCGGATGCGACCGTTCGCCGACGGCGTTCACGGTCTGGCCCGCACCGTCCGCGACCTCGCCCGCTCGCTCGGCAAGCAGGCCCGCCTCGACGTGACCGGTGAATCCACCGACGTGGACCGCGACGTGCTCGAAAAGCTCGAAGCGCCGCTCGGCCACCTCATCCGCAACGCCGTCGACCACGGCATCGACCCGCCCGCAGACCGCCTCGCCGCCGGCAAGCCGGAGGTCGGCACGATCCGCGTCGAAGCCCGCCACCGGGCCGGGATGCTGCTCGTCACCGTCGCCGACGACGGCCGCGGCGTGAACCTCGACCGGCTGCGGGCCAAGGTCGTCGAGCGCGGCCTCTCCACGGCCGAACTGGTCCGCCAGATGACGGAGCCGGAGCTGCTCGAATTCCTGTTCCTACCCGGCTTCTCGACCGCCACCGGCGTGACCGAGGTGTCCGGCCGCGGCGTCGGGCTCGACGTGGTGCTCGACTCCGTGCGGAAGGTCGGCGGCAGCGTCCGCATCACCACGAAGGCCGGAACCGGCACGACGTTTCACCTGCAACTGCCGATCACGCTCTCGGTCATCCGCGCGGTCGTGGTGGACGTCGGCGGCGAGCCCTACGCCTTCCCGCACAACCGCATCGACCGCCTCCTGCGGGTGCCACGGGCCGACGTGCGGTCCCTCGAGCACCGGCAGTTCGTCGCCGTGGACGGGCAGAACATCGGCCTCGTCGTCGCGGCGCAGCTACTGGACGTGCCGGCGGCGAGTGCCGCGACCGGCGAGTTGCCGGTGGTGCTGCTGAGCGACGCGACAGGGAGTTACGGGCTGGTGGTGGACCGCTTCCGCGGCGAGCAGGACCTGGTGGTGCGGCCGCTCGACCCGCGGCTCGGCAAGGTGCCGAACCTGAGCGCCGCGGCCGTGCTCGACGACGGCGAGCCGGTGCTGATCGTGGACGTGGAAGACCTGGTGCGGGCGATGGACCAGTTCATCCAGTCCGGGTCGCTGCGGCGGTGCGAGAGCCGCGACGCGGGGCCGGCCCGGAAGAAGCGAATCCTGGTGGTGGACGACTCCATCACCGTCCGCGAGGTGGAGCGGCAGTTGCTGACGCAGCACGGGTACGACGTGACCGTCGCCGTGGACGGCATGGACGGCTGGAACCAGGTCCGGGCGGCGAACTTCGACCTGCTGGTGTCCGACGTGGACATGCCGCGGATGACCGGGATTCAGCTGGTGCGGGCGGTTCGCGCCGAGGACCGGCTGAAGAACCTGCCGGTGATCATCGTGTCGTACAAGGAGCGCGAGGAGGACAAGATGCTCGGCCTGGAGGTCGGGGCGAACTGCTACCTGACCAAGAGCAGTTTCCACGACAACCGCTTCATCCGCGCGGTCGAGGACTTGTTGGGGGTGGACTGA
- a CDS encoding patatin-like phospholipase family protein, translating to MRTVLVVLTVTLIAPGCNRRHCVPAELAERKYVDVSGGAEARASVGPSRLREVEAEFQRRTTPAAPPARPYNFLALSGGGFYSAFGVGVLTGWTESGTRPEFDAVTGISSGALIATFAFLGPRYDAPLYEAMVGVERKDLLGHRIPPAHLFAPSLFNNRRFRQRIDKYITTEVVAEVAAAHAAGRRLYVGTTDVDRRKLVIWDMGAIATRGTPEALELYRTVLTASASVPLAFPPVRIPVEVDGHCYDELHVDGAASDEVIFRRVMVEELNRANGLPGSVAPAGSVLYVLNNGKVYAEPSCVPRRVFPLVSASFASVRYGKSRDELFRVYLNCLETGVLFRSTALPQDVPVDGAGPLGVSNESQRRFYQAGVEEGRRPGAAPGWRDLPVGADPGEQTMPRAGTRFVTEPR from the coding sequence ATGCGAACCGTCCTGGTCGTCCTGACCGTCACCCTGATCGCCCCCGGGTGCAACCGCCGCCACTGCGTTCCGGCCGAACTCGCCGAGCGGAAATACGTCGACGTCTCGGGCGGCGCCGAGGCCCGCGCTTCGGTCGGACCGTCGCGCCTGCGCGAGGTCGAGGCCGAGTTCCAGCGCCGCACCACGCCCGCCGCCCCGCCGGCCCGGCCGTACAACTTCCTGGCCCTGTCCGGCGGCGGCTTCTACTCGGCCTTCGGGGTCGGCGTCCTCACCGGCTGGACGGAGAGCGGCACCCGCCCCGAGTTCGACGCCGTCACCGGCATCAGCTCCGGCGCGCTCATCGCGACGTTCGCGTTCCTCGGCCCGCGGTACGACGCGCCGCTCTACGAGGCGATGGTCGGCGTCGAGCGGAAAGACCTTCTCGGCCACCGCATTCCGCCCGCGCACCTGTTCGCGCCGTCGCTCTTCAACAACCGCCGGTTCCGCCAGCGGATCGACAAGTACATCACCACCGAGGTGGTGGCCGAGGTCGCCGCGGCTCACGCCGCCGGCCGCCGGCTGTACGTGGGGACCACCGACGTGGACCGCCGCAAGCTCGTCATCTGGGACATGGGGGCGATCGCCACCCGCGGCACACCCGAGGCGCTGGAACTCTACCGCACGGTCCTGACGGCGTCGGCGTCGGTCCCGCTCGCGTTCCCGCCGGTGCGCATCCCGGTGGAGGTGGACGGGCACTGCTACGACGAGTTGCACGTGGACGGGGCGGCGAGCGACGAGGTGATCTTTCGCCGGGTCATGGTGGAGGAACTGAACCGCGCCAACGGCCTCCCGGGGTCGGTGGCGCCCGCCGGGTCGGTGTTGTACGTGCTCAACAACGGGAAGGTCTACGCCGAGCCGTCGTGCGTGCCGCGGCGCGTCTTCCCGCTCGTGAGCGCGTCGTTCGCTTCCGTGCGGTACGGGAAGTCGCGCGACGAGCTGTTCCGCGTCTACCTGAACTGCCTGGAAACGGGGGTCCTCTTCCGCTCGACGGCGCTCCCGCAGGACGTGCCGGTGGACGGGGCCGGGCCGCTCGGCGTGAGCAACGAGTCGCAGCGCCGGTTCTACCAGGCCGGCGTGGAGGAGGGTCGCCGCCCCGGCGCGGCCCCCGGCTGGCGCGACCTGCCGGTGGGTGCGGACCCGGGCGAGCAGACCATGCCCCGGGCGGGGACGCGGTTCGTGACCGAGCCCCGGTAG
- a CDS encoding methyl-accepting chemotaxis protein, protein MFRLRDWSLPAKLYALVVGYSVLVAGVLVFAGYLMRTYRVHGPVYEEIASDYRLLNDMDPPMMSIGAAYLMLSELDSFGSDAAEIRDNTQKFRDYEAKYNERRAYWLAPGRLPEGEIRRGLEGAVHTPAADVFRIANEEYLPLIGKGPEATKKANEILNTRIRPKFYEHRRASVAVVEKIRAETESDELRAYGDSNFWASTLAWVSVALVVVMGLTGWWVATSLIRTARELRNRVREMASGSGDLHTRLVVPGADEMGQLAEGINGVMGRVQAIVAKVRESSLQLLTVASQIAATARRQEQTVQDLSASTVQVAASVREISATSQDLSGTMNEVNESAGHAADLATRGRDNTNHMAGEIRNLLESTVSVSSKLGMIREKADRINAVVTTITKVADQTNLLSINAAIEAEKAGEYGRGFLVVAREIRRLADQTAVATLDIETMVRQMQDAVSAGVMQMDKFADEVRSGVGQVTTINQMTYEIITEVTGLSDRFQLVTEGMKNQAAGAQQINDAMGQIAESTKRNAQSVQEFERATEHLRASVEGLNQEIVQFKI, encoded by the coding sequence ATGTTCCGGCTGCGCGACTGGTCCCTCCCGGCCAAACTGTACGCCCTGGTCGTCGGCTACTCCGTGCTCGTGGCCGGCGTGCTCGTGTTCGCCGGCTACCTGATGCGCACGTACCGCGTGCACGGGCCGGTGTACGAGGAGATCGCGTCCGACTACCGCCTGCTCAACGACATGGACCCGCCGATGATGAGCATCGGCGCCGCGTACCTCATGCTGTCCGAGCTGGACTCGTTCGGCAGCGACGCGGCCGAGATCCGCGACAACACCCAGAAGTTCCGCGACTACGAGGCCAAGTACAACGAGCGGCGGGCGTACTGGCTGGCCCCCGGCCGGCTCCCCGAGGGCGAGATCCGCCGCGGGCTCGAAGGGGCGGTCCACACACCCGCCGCCGACGTGTTTCGGATCGCCAACGAGGAGTACCTGCCGCTCATCGGCAAGGGCCCGGAGGCGACGAAGAAGGCCAACGAGATTCTGAACACCCGCATCCGCCCGAAGTTCTACGAGCACCGCCGGGCGTCCGTCGCCGTGGTCGAGAAGATCCGGGCCGAGACCGAATCGGACGAGCTGAGGGCTTATGGGGACTCGAACTTTTGGGCGTCGACCCTGGCCTGGGTCAGCGTCGCGCTGGTCGTCGTCATGGGCCTGACGGGCTGGTGGGTGGCGACGTCGCTCATCCGCACCGCCCGCGAGCTGCGCAACCGCGTCCGCGAGATGGCCAGCGGCAGCGGCGACCTGCACACCCGGCTCGTCGTCCCCGGGGCCGACGAGATGGGCCAGCTCGCCGAGGGGATCAACGGCGTGATGGGCCGCGTGCAGGCGATCGTGGCCAAGGTCCGCGAGTCGAGCCTGCAACTCCTCACCGTCGCCTCGCAGATCGCCGCGACGGCCCGCCGGCAGGAGCAGACGGTGCAGGACTTGAGCGCCTCGACGGTCCAGGTGGCCGCGAGCGTCCGCGAGATCTCGGCGACGAGCCAGGACCTGTCCGGCACGATGAACGAGGTGAACGAGTCGGCCGGGCACGCCGCCGACCTGGCGACCCGCGGCCGCGACAACACCAACCACATGGCCGGCGAGATCCGGAACCTCCTGGAATCGACGGTGTCGGTGTCGTCGAAGCTCGGCATGATCCGCGAGAAGGCCGACCGCATCAACGCCGTGGTGACGACGATCACGAAGGTGGCCGACCAGACGAACCTGCTGTCGATCAACGCCGCGATCGAGGCCGAGAAGGCGGGCGAGTACGGCCGCGGCTTCCTGGTCGTGGCGCGGGAGATCCGCCGCCTCGCGGACCAGACCGCGGTGGCCACGCTGGACATCGAGACGATGGTGCGCCAGATGCAGGACGCGGTTTCCGCCGGCGTGATGCAGATGGACAAGTTCGCCGACGAGGTGCGCAGCGGCGTCGGGCAGGTGACCACGATCAACCAGATGACGTACGAGATCATCACCGAGGTGACGGGGCTGAGCGACCGGTTCCAGCTGGTGACCGAGGGGATGAAGAACCAGGCGGCCGGGGCGCAGCAGATCAACGACGCCATGGGGCAGATCGCCGAGAGCACGAAGCGGAACGCGCAGTCGGTGCAGGAGTTCGAGCGCGCGACGGAGCACCTGCGGGCGTCGGTCGAGGGGCTGAACCAGGAAATCGTGCAGTTCAAGATTTGA